In Clostridium sp., one DNA window encodes the following:
- the hemW gene encoding radical SAM family heme chaperone HemW yields the protein MELCKHETNSAEGISLYIHIPFCRKKCLYCDFPSFSNREKLMNEYSRALAREIDNLSKIKIKSIFIGGGTPTYMNMEAWENIYDSIVDLDTVENMEFTVEGNPGSFTKEKFKILKKMGVNRLSIGLQAWQNYILKNLGRIHTVEEFLQAYNLARRFEFTNINVDLMFGLPNQDIQEWRETLKNVVELQPEHISCYSLIIEQNTPFYNMYRRGYIGLPGEDEEREMYDFAIDFLESKGYEQYEISNFSRKGFNCIHNLTYWNLQEYIGCGVSAHSYLNGYRYRKSGDIEQYIKEAGENKFVRYDIHKNSIEDSIEEFMFMGLRKIRGISISEFESRFKMDINSVYKNIIDKHIKYGTLIRNGDSLYLSRRGIQVSNSVMCEFILT from the coding sequence ATGGAACTGTGTAAACATGAGACTAATTCAGCAGAGGGGATATCATTATATATACACATACCCTTCTGTCGTAAAAAGTGTCTGTATTGTGATTTCCCATCTTTCAGCAATAGAGAAAAATTAATGAACGAATATTCCAGGGCACTTGCCAGAGAGATAGATAATTTATCAAAAATCAAGATAAAAAGTATATTCATAGGCGGTGGTACACCTACCTATATGAACATGGAAGCATGGGAAAATATATATGATTCTATTGTAGATCTCGATACTGTTGAAAATATGGAATTCACCGTTGAGGGAAATCCCGGAAGCTTTACGAAAGAAAAATTCAAGATTTTAAAAAAAATGGGTGTCAACAGATTGAGTATTGGACTTCAGGCGTGGCAGAATTATATACTTAAAAATCTTGGTAGAATACACACTGTAGAAGAGTTTCTCCAGGCATATAATTTAGCAAGAAGATTTGAATTTACAAATATAAATGTGGACTTGATGTTTGGACTTCCAAACCAGGATATTCAGGAGTGGAGAGAGACTCTGAAGAATGTAGTGGAACTGCAGCCTGAGCACATATCGTGTTACAGCCTTATAATTGAACAAAACACCCCTTTCTACAATATGTATAGAAGGGGATATATAGGGCTTCCGGGTGAAGACGAAGAAAGAGAAATGTATGATTTTGCCATAGACTTTTTAGAGTCAAAGGGTTACGAACAATATGAAATATCAAATTTTTCAAGAAAGGGTTTTAACTGCATCCACAATTTAACGTACTGGAATCTTCAGGAATATATTGGATGCGGCGTAAGTGCCCATTCCTATCTGAATGGATACAGGTATAGAAAATCCGGAGATATAGAACAATATATAAAAGAGGCAGGGGAGAACAAATTTGTCAGATATGACATTCATAAAAATTCCATAGAAGACAGCATAGAAGAATTTATGTTTATGGGACTTAGAAAAATCAGGGGAATATCCATATCTGAATTTGAATCCAGATTCAAGATGGATATTAATTCCGTATATAAAAATATTATTGATAAACATATAAAATACGGGACCTTGATTAGAAACGGAGACAGCTTATATTTGAGCAGAAGGGGCATTCAGGTATCAAACAGCGTGATGTGTGAATTTATTCTGACATGA
- a CDS encoding TetR/AcrR family transcriptional regulator has translation MKNRNNAGKASGTTDQLLKDTFIQIYKNKPLNKISVKEICSTAGLNRGTFYIHYENIYTLLEEIEEDLLTDLKSLVKIDKLIVYTEKDIPVFIKTIENLIEYIKLHDTYFKVLLGKNGDALFIYKIKRIIKNNLLIKFRAENRHFGNLDEYLLEYIASGNMGIMIYWLETGMKISPGELIGLVTKILFRGPFNIR, from the coding sequence TTGAAGAATAGAAATAACGCCGGAAAAGCTTCAGGAACAACAGACCAGCTGCTCAAGGATACATTTATTCAAATATACAAAAATAAACCGCTCAACAAAATAAGCGTGAAAGAAATATGCAGTACAGCCGGTTTGAATAGAGGAACCTTTTATATTCATTATGAAAATATTTATACCCTGCTTGAGGAAATTGAAGAAGATTTGCTTACAGATTTAAAAAGTCTTGTAAAAATAGATAAGCTTATTGTTTACACGGAAAAGGATATTCCCGTCTTCATAAAAACTATTGAAAATCTGATAGAATATATAAAACTTCACGATACTTATTTTAAAGTACTTCTAGGTAAAAACGGAGATGCTCTATTTATATATAAAATTAAACGTATCATAAAAAACAATCTTCTTATAAAATTCAGAGCCGAAAACAGGCATTTTGGAAATCTTGACGAATATCTTCTGGAATACATTGCTTCAGGAAATATGGGAATTATGATATACTGGCTGGAAACCGGCATGAAGATAAGTCCCGGAGAATTAATTGGTTTAGTAACTAAAATACTGTTCAGGGGTCCTTTCAATATAAGATAA
- a CDS encoding ABC transporter permease → MKIAAIALRILRQLKNDKRTVALMILAPVFVLTLMSYIFNGRQYNPSIGVINSPQGFINELEDKNAVVRRYSESEADTLLNESKLDAVINYKRGLPYITLEGSDPEKSRAVIVLVQNSLNGLNLNIEPDITYLYGYRDMSSFDSFGPILIGFFVFFFVFLISGVSFLRERTQGTLERLLATPVQRWEIVMGYILGFGAFTIIQAALIAWFSVHVINMMMVGSFFLVLIITFLTSMTALTMGTALSAFADNELQMIQFIPLIVVPQVFFSGIFDMSTMETWLQMIGKFMPLYYSADALKKIMIRGKGLHSIYTDIFVLLAICAGFILLNILALRKYRRI, encoded by the coding sequence ATGAAAATTGCTGCAATTGCCCTGCGTATCTTACGTCAGCTTAAAAATGACAAAAGAACGGTGGCACTTATGATACTGGCCCCTGTCTTTGTACTTACACTGATGTCCTATATATTCAATGGAAGGCAGTATAATCCCAGCATAGGAGTTATAAATTCACCACAGGGTTTTATAAATGAACTGGAAGATAAAAATGCAGTTGTCAGGAGGTATAGTGAAAGTGAGGCGGATACTCTCTTGAATGAATCCAAATTGGATGCAGTCATAAATTATAAAAGAGGCCTTCCCTATATTACTCTTGAGGGAAGTGATCCTGAAAAAAGCAGGGCTGTTATTGTACTGGTTCAAAACAGCCTCAATGGACTGAACCTTAATATTGAACCGGATATAACCTATTTATATGGTTACAGGGATATGTCCTCCTTTGACAGCTTTGGACCAATACTTATTGGATTTTTCGTGTTTTTCTTTGTATTTTTGATATCAGGAGTTTCATTTTTAAGAGAGCGTACACAGGGAACACTGGAAAGACTGCTTGCAACTCCGGTACAAAGATGGGAAATTGTAATGGGGTATATTTTGGGTTTTGGTGCATTTACTATAATACAGGCAGCACTTATAGCCTGGTTTTCAGTTCATGTTATTAATATGATGATGGTTGGATCTTTTTTTCTAGTACTTATAATTACATTTTTGACTTCAATGACTGCTCTGACTATGGGAACTGCATTATCTGCATTTGCAGATAATGAGCTTCAGATGATACAGTTCATACCGCTTATTGTAGTTCCACAGGTGTTTTTCTCTGGGATATTTGACATGAGTACCATGGAAACCTGGCTGCAGATGATAGGAAAATTCATGCCCTTATATTATTCCGCAGATGCGCTTAAGAAGATTATGATACGGGGAAAAGGTTTGCATTCAATTTACACAGATATCTTTGTGCTGCTGGCAATATGTGCTGGATTTATCTTATTGAATATATTGGCGTTAAGAAAATACCGAAGAATTTAG
- a CDS encoding ABC transporter ATP-binding protein translates to MEYNSCVIKVKDVDRYFGKQKILSNINFEISSPQIFGLLGPSGSGKTTLVKMISGIDAPTHGEVYVLGRRMPELSIMGKIGYMAQSDALYGDITAEENLKFFASMYNISRKDCIKRIGEVMELVNLSGHLKKKASHYSGGMKRRLSLAIAMLNRPPLLILDEPTVGIDPLLRRSIWDELENLCKKGTTIIITTHVMDEADKCDDLCMIRGGRITAMDTPENLKKSTNSATIEEAFLYYGGAVE, encoded by the coding sequence ATGGAGTACAATTCTTGTGTTATAAAGGTAAAAGATGTAGACAGATATTTTGGAAAGCAGAAAATACTTTCCAATATAAATTTTGAAATATCTTCACCTCAAATATTTGGACTGCTGGGGCCGTCAGGTTCAGGCAAGACAACCCTTGTGAAAATGATTTCGGGTATTGATGCACCAACACATGGAGAGGTTTATGTACTTGGAAGAAGAATGCCTGAACTTTCAATCATGGGTAAAATTGGATACATGGCACAATCTGATGCTCTATATGGAGATATTACTGCGGAAGAAAATTTGAAGTTTTTTGCTTCCATGTACAATATATCCAGAAAAGACTGTATAAAACGCATTGGTGAGGTCATGGAACTTGTGAATTTATCCGGACATTTAAAGAAGAAGGCCAGTCATTATTCTGGAGGTATGAAACGGAGATTGTCATTGGCCATAGCAATGCTGAATCGACCTCCGTTACTTATCCTGGATGAGCCTACTGTGGGAATTGACCCGCTGCTCCGCAGATCAATATGGGATGAACTTGAGAACTTGTGCAAAAAAGGGACAACTATTATAATTACGACACATGTAATGGATGAAGCGGATAAATGTGATGATCTCTGTATGATACGAGGTGGAAGGATAACGGCCATGGATACTCCCGAAAATCTTAAAAAAAGCACAAATTCAGCTACTATAGAGGAAGCTTTTTTGTATTATGGAGGTGCTGTGGAATGA
- the holA gene encoding DNA polymerase III subunit delta yields the protein MIDTVTFEENIKKGNLKRCYVFCGLDEKIIDECVKKIVHRVIDSNFLELNYIKFDGNSLESFAPVVNACQTLPFMSSKKVVLVYRAYFINDNSDNKGKLSGEKEFKNICGYLKKIPEHCILILYDVFKSKRDKIGRKIYRIDKQDKEICTVKVDKLKGRQMEIKVAELFKEREANIKKVELRIFCSLMQDRDLNIIENEVEKLCSYTCGRDITRDDIRELFVRSSDEDIFDLVNPMADKKVREALSVLDELIYKGIKISYILTMVERQFGILLKMKIALNNKMQKKDIMNMLGIRSDYAYGIMVNQNKKFTFKQLKRAVELCMNTEYKMKNLPVNQKVEMELLIINTTAA from the coding sequence ATGATAGATACAGTTACTTTTGAGGAAAATATAAAAAAGGGGAACTTAAAAAGGTGTTATGTATTCTGCGGGCTTGATGAGAAAATTATAGATGAATGTGTAAAAAAGATAGTTCACAGAGTTATTGACTCAAATTTTTTGGAGTTGAACTATATAAAATTTGACGGGAATTCACTTGAAAGTTTTGCACCTGTAGTCAATGCCTGCCAGACGCTCCCTTTTATGAGCAGCAAGAAGGTGGTTCTTGTCTATAGAGCATATTTTATAAATGACAATTCCGACAATAAGGGTAAATTGTCAGGAGAAAAGGAATTTAAAAATATATGCGGGTATTTGAAAAAAATTCCAGAACACTGTATACTTATTCTCTATGACGTTTTTAAGAGTAAAAGAGATAAAATCGGCAGGAAGATATATAGAATTGATAAACAGGATAAAGAGATATGTACTGTCAAAGTGGATAAATTAAAAGGCAGACAGATGGAAATCAAAGTTGCAGAGCTTTTTAAGGAGAGGGAAGCAAATATAAAAAAAGTTGAGCTCAGAATATTCTGCAGCCTCATGCAGGATAGAGATTTGAACATAATAGAGAATGAGGTGGAAAAACTTTGCAGCTATACCTGTGGAAGGGATATAACCAGAGACGACATAAGAGAACTGTTTGTAAGGAGTAGTGATGAAGACATATTTGATTTGGTAAATCCCATGGCAGACAAAAAAGTTAGGGAGGCACTTTCCGTTCTGGATGAACTTATATATAAGGGAATCAAGATAAGTTATATTTTGACCATGGTAGAGAGACAGTTTGGTATACTTCTCAAGATGAAAATCGCACTTAATAACAAAATGCAGAAAAAGGATATAATGAACATGCTTGGAATTAGGTCCGATTATGCCTATGGCATAATGGTAAATCAGAACAAGAAGTTTACTTTTAAACAGCTTAAGCGTGCTGTTGAGCTCTGTATGAATACGGAATACAAGATGAAAAATCTGCCTGTAAACCAGAAAGTTGAAATGGAACTTTTGATAATAAATACTACTGCGGCATAA
- the lepA gene encoding translation elongation factor 4, with amino-acid sequence MQSERQKYIRNFSIVAHIDHGKSTLADRLIEKTGTLTKREMESQVLDNMELERERGITIKSQAVRLIYKKSEKEEYILNLIDTPGHVDFNYEVSRSLAACEGAVLVVDATQGIQAQTLANCYLALDHDLEIVPVINKIDLPSARPDEIKNEIEEVIGIEAQDAPLVSAKTGLNIEDVLDAIVKRVPPPEGDESAPLRALIFDSNYDSYRGVVCHIRVKEGSIEPGMRIKLMATDKIYEVIETGVFVPAFMPNNGLKAGDVGYFTASIKNVRDARVGDTVTGAEVSAAEPLEGYRPAVPMVFSGIYPVDGAKYGELKDALEKLQVNDAALSFEPETSIALGFGFRCGFLGLLHMDVIQERIEREFNLDIITTAPSVIYKITRTDGNVIELTNPTNMPELSDIKYMEEPIVKASIITPSDYVGAVMKLAQDRRGTFRDMQYIETTRVCLNYDIPLNEIIYDFFDALKSRTRGYASFDYELKGYSEAKLVKLDILLNGDIVDALSMIVPEERAYERGRYTAGKLKEIIPRQLFEIPIQAAVGGKVIARETVKAMRKDVLAKCYGGDISRKKKLLEKQKEGKKRMRQVGSVEIPQEAFMAILKTED; translated from the coding sequence ATGCAGAGTGAAAGACAGAAGTACATTAGAAATTTTTCCATAGTTGCGCATATAGATCACGGTAAGTCGACACTTGCAGACAGGCTTATTGAAAAGACAGGTACTCTTACAAAAAGAGAGATGGAATCACAGGTACTTGATAATATGGAGCTTGAAAGAGAAAGGGGAATAACTATAAAATCACAGGCGGTGAGATTGATATACAAGAAGTCTGAAAAAGAGGAATATATATTGAATCTTATAGATACGCCGGGACATGTGGATTTTAATTATGAGGTATCCAGAAGCCTGGCGGCATGCGAAGGAGCTGTGCTCGTAGTGGATGCCACCCAGGGTATACAGGCTCAGACACTGGCCAATTGTTATCTTGCACTGGATCATGACCTGGAAATAGTTCCTGTAATAAATAAAATAGATCTTCCAAGTGCCAGACCGGATGAAATAAAGAATGAAATAGAAGAAGTCATTGGAATAGAGGCACAGGATGCTCCTCTGGTTTCAGCAAAAACAGGGCTTAACATAGAAGATGTACTTGATGCCATAGTTAAAAGGGTTCCACCTCCTGAAGGTGACGAATCTGCACCTCTCAGGGCACTCATATTTGACTCAAACTATGACAGCTACAGGGGAGTAGTTTGTCACATAAGGGTAAAAGAGGGAAGCATAGAGCCTGGAATGAGGATAAAACTGATGGCTACGGATAAAATATATGAAGTAATTGAAACAGGTGTATTTGTACCGGCATTTATGCCAAATAACGGGTTGAAGGCAGGAGATGTAGGATACTTTACTGCTTCAATAAAAAATGTGAGGGATGCCAGAGTAGGAGATACTGTAACTGGTGCGGAAGTATCTGCAGCAGAACCGCTTGAAGGATACAGGCCTGCCGTACCGATGGTGTTCAGCGGCATATATCCTGTAGACGGAGCAAAGTATGGAGAATTGAAAGATGCACTTGAAAAACTTCAGGTCAACGATGCAGCACTTTCCTTTGAACCTGAAACTTCCATAGCATTGGGATTTGGATTCAGATGCGGATTTCTGGGACTTCTGCATATGGATGTCATCCAGGAAAGAATAGAGAGGGAATTCAACTTAGATATTATAACGACGGCACCTTCTGTTATATACAAGATAACCAGGACCGACGGGAATGTAATTGAGCTTACCAACCCTACAAATATGCCGGAACTGTCAGACATAAAATATATGGAGGAACCAATAGTAAAGGCCTCTATAATAACTCCTTCAGATTATGTTGGAGCTGTTATGAAACTTGCTCAGGATAGAAGAGGCACCTTCAGGGATATGCAATATATTGAGACCACAAGGGTATGTTTGAATTATGATATACCTCTCAATGAAATAATATATGATTTTTTCGATGCCCTCAAGTCGAGAACAAGGGGCTATGCATCCTTTGACTATGAATTAAAGGGATATAGTGAAGCAAAGCTTGTAAAATTGGATATACTGTTGAATGGAGATATAGTAGATGCACTGTCTATGATTGTTCCTGAAGAAAGAGCCTATGAAAGAGGAAGATATACTGCTGGAAAATTGAAGGAAATAATTCCAAGACAGCTGTTTGAAATACCTATTCAGGCTGCAGTGGGCGGAAAGGTTATAGCTAGAGAGACAGTCAAAGCCATGAGAAAAGATGTCCTTGCAAAGTGTTATGGAGGAGATATATCAAGAAAGAAGAAACTCTTGGAAAAACAAAAAGAAGGTAAAAAACGAATGAGGCAGGTAGGCTCTGTTGAAATACCACAGGAAGCTTTTATGGCTATTTTAAAGACGGAGGATTAG
- the hrcA gene encoding heat-inducible transcriptional repressor HrcA, with translation MEMDERKIRILQAIINDYIQTAEPVGSRTIAKKYNLGISSATIRNEMADLEDMGYLEQPHSSSGRKPSNKGYRLYVDKLMQVPNLTEEEMYAIRKKILDSAIFEMDRAIRQATFLLAELTKLTCIVRTPSVSKSYIRHLQLVNMEFNNNILLILVTDNGVVKNNVIKVKKSVSDKILTKLSNLLNQRLRGLNSEQINLEVINNIKNDLREYEDIFNAIIPVLYENLRSADNSDIYMQGTVNIFNYPEYKDVEKAREFLSMLDNKDKVNELLNDSSNISVKIGNENYIEGAENCSVVSAVYNLGSKPIGKIGLIGPTRMPYSKVISVLSNVVRELNYIITDTYFDDD, from the coding sequence GTGGAAATGGATGAAAGAAAGATAAGAATACTTCAGGCAATAATAAATGATTATATACAAACTGCAGAGCCTGTTGGATCCAGGACCATAGCAAAAAAGTATAATCTCGGGATAAGTTCGGCTACTATACGAAATGAGATGGCAGATCTTGAAGATATGGGATATTTGGAGCAACCACACAGTTCCTCTGGAAGGAAACCGTCAAATAAGGGCTACAGGCTTTATGTTGATAAACTAATGCAGGTGCCAAACTTAACTGAAGAGGAAATGTATGCAATAAGAAAGAAAATTTTGGACAGTGCAATTTTTGAAATGGATAGGGCTATAAGGCAGGCAACTTTTCTACTGGCTGAATTGACCAAACTTACATGTATAGTGAGGACGCCATCTGTGAGTAAAAGCTATATAAGACATTTGCAGCTTGTAAATATGGAATTCAACAATAATATACTGTTGATTTTGGTTACAGACAATGGTGTTGTAAAAAACAATGTAATAAAGGTGAAAAAAAGTGTTTCCGACAAAATCCTCACAAAGCTCAGCAATCTTCTCAATCAAAGATTAAGAGGGTTAAATAGTGAACAAATAAATTTAGAGGTAATAAACAATATAAAAAATGATTTAAGGGAATATGAAGATATATTTAATGCAATAATCCCTGTATTATATGAAAATCTTAGAAGTGCAGACAATTCCGATATATACATGCAAGGCACTGTAAATATATTCAACTATCCGGAATATAAAGATGTTGAAAAAGCAAGAGAGTTTTTATCCATGCTGGATAATAAAGATAAAGTCAATGAACTTTTAAATGATTCATCGAATATTTCAGTGAAAATTGGAAATGAAAACTATATAGAGGGAGCAGAGAACTGCAGTGTTGTGTCAGCAGTCTATAATTTGGGCAGCAAACCAATAGGAAAGATAGGGCTGATAGGCCCTACGAGAATGCCTTATTCAAAAGTCATATCTGTATTGTCAAATGTGGTCAGAGAATTGAATTATATTATTACTGATACTTATTTTGATGATGATTGA
- the grpE gene encoding nucleotide exchange factor GrpE, which translates to MFKKKEDIKANNIEEDEKLEKDSDKDTDKSEVDEKAEVSEEYEEYNEKQGDEDSCEKESESDNVQSMKDQKVIKALKDENKNLNEENSRIKNELATLKDRLARTVAEYDNFRKRTAKEKEQIYTDVCEDVLKEVLPVLDNLERAVSIDGSADDLKKGVEMTMKQFNDALKKLDVEEIPVDGGFDPHLHNAVMHVEDESYAKNSVVEVFQKGYKKGDKVIRYSMVKVAN; encoded by the coding sequence ATGTTTAAAAAGAAGGAAGATATTAAAGCCAATAATATTGAAGAAGATGAAAAGCTGGAAAAGGATTCGGACAAAGACACAGATAAGTCTGAGGTTGATGAGAAAGCAGAGGTTTCCGAAGAATATGAGGAATATAATGAAAAGCAAGGTGATGAGGACAGCTGTGAGAAGGAAAGTGAATCCGATAATGTCCAGAGCATGAAAGACCAGAAAGTGATAAAAGCTCTGAAAGATGAAAACAAAAACTTGAACGAGGAAAACAGTAGAATCAAAAATGAGCTTGCAACTCTGAAGGACAGATTGGCAAGGACAGTTGCAGAGTATGACAATTTCAGGAAGAGGACAGCGAAGGAAAAGGAACAGATATATACCGACGTTTGTGAAGATGTACTCAAGGAAGTACTCCCCGTACTTGATAATCTGGAAAGGGCTGTTTCAATAGATGGAAGTGCGGATGACCTCAAAAAAGGTGTGGAGATGACAATGAAACAGTTCAATGATGCACTGAAAAAGTTGGATGTAGAGGAGATTCCGGTAGATGGTGGATTTGATCCTCATCTACATAATGCAGTAATGCATGTTGAGGATGAAAGTTATGCCAAAAATTCAGTTGTGGAAGTATTTCAGAAAGGATATAAAAAAGGAGATAAGGTAATAAGGTACAGCATGGTCAAGGTAGCAAATTAA
- the rpsT gene encoding 30S ribosomal protein S20, with protein sequence MANIKSAKKRIKVIQTKTLRNKIIKSSLKTTIKKFLAAVESKNIDDAKVTFAASTKALDKAASKGIIHKNNAARKKSRLAAKLNSLSA encoded by the coding sequence ATGGCAAACATTAAATCAGCAAAGAAAAGGATAAAAGTTATCCAGACTAAAACTTTAAGGAACAAAATAATAAAGTCTTCATTAAAGACTACTATAAAAAAATTTTTAGCTGCTGTTGAAAGCAAAAATATCGATGATGCAAAAGTTACTTTTGCGGCTTCAACAAAAGCTTTAGATAAAGCTGCATCAAAAGGTATAATACATAAAAACAATGCAGCAAGAAAAAAGTCCAGACTGGCAGCAAAATTAAACAGTTTGTCTGCTTAA
- a CDS encoding HlyD family secretion protein, with protein sequence MKRIFIWILLAMLLLAGCGKKSSVTLKGDIQNDVVSASSTVGGKITVMKKSQGEEVKKGDLIAVIDNSNQKYQVAQLQAAVNMKKAKLALLEAGTRPEQIGQAKAQVKAAGAQVELLKSGNKQEQINQSKNNVSIAQYELDAAKATYEDSKSDYEKYLLLNKSEAVSQKELEDVKLKMDTSNYSLASAVSKLDNAKQQLSLMEEGSTSQAVETAAANYEAASEQLKLLENGPAADEIEAAREDVNQSIAQLNQARNQLDEFNITALCDGIIISKNFELGDIVAAGSNIADIAVKNDLYVVCYLPDKYLDKVYYNQSIVVSTSRGKQQGRINYIDLKKEYTPKDKQSASDKDHISTKIKIAIKDRSGILKSGMQADVQIPLN encoded by the coding sequence ATGAAACGGATATTTATATGGATTTTACTTGCAATGCTTTTACTTGCAGGCTGTGGAAAAAAGTCCTCCGTAACTTTAAAGGGAGATATTCAAAATGATGTTGTTTCTGCCAGCAGTACTGTTGGCGGCAAAATTACAGTTATGAAGAAAAGTCAGGGAGAAGAAGTAAAAAAAGGCGATTTGATTGCTGTTATAGATAATTCCAATCAAAAATATCAGGTAGCCCAGTTGCAGGCAGCGGTTAATATGAAGAAAGCCAAACTGGCTTTACTGGAGGCAGGTACCCGTCCTGAACAAATTGGACAAGCTAAGGCACAGGTCAAGGCTGCCGGGGCACAGGTAGAGCTGTTGAAGTCAGGTAACAAACAGGAACAAATAAATCAGTCAAAAAACAATGTGTCAATTGCACAGTATGAATTAGATGCGGCCAAGGCCACCTATGAAGATTCAAAGTCTGATTATGAGAAATATCTTCTTCTAAATAAATCAGAAGCTGTGTCACAAAAAGAATTGGAAGATGTAAAGTTGAAAATGGATACTTCAAATTATTCCCTTGCATCTGCAGTATCAAAGCTTGACAATGCAAAACAACAGTTGAGCCTGATGGAGGAAGGATCTACTTCACAGGCCGTTGAGACTGCAGCTGCAAATTATGAAGCTGCTTCTGAACAGCTGAAGCTTCTTGAAAATGGACCTGCCGCAGATGAAATCGAAGCAGCACGGGAAGATGTGAACCAATCTATAGCACAGTTGAACCAGGCCAGGAATCAACTTGATGAATTCAATATAACCGCACTTTGTGACGGAATTATAATAAGTAAAAATTTTGAATTGGGAGATATTGTGGCAGCCGGGAGCAATATTGCAGATATAGCTGTAAAGAATGACCTATATGTTGTCTGTTATTTACCGGATAAATATTTGGATAAAGTATACTATAATCAGTCCATAGTTGTCAGTACATCAAGAGGAAAGCAGCAGGGCAGGATAAATTATATAGATTTAAAGAAAGAATATACTCCTAAAGATAAGCAGTCGGCCTCAGATAAAGACCATATATCTACAAAAATAAAAATTGCCATAAAGGACAGGAGTGGAATACTTAAATCCGGAATGCAGGCGGATGTTCAAATACCCTTGAATTAG
- the gpr gene encoding GPR endopeptidase, with the protein MMNIRTDLALEAKEIYENEAGEEIDGVRINERLRDDIKITDVKITGDVGEKKIGKPRGSYITVDIPKYAHYDGETRDKLGKVVSEELKCVIDSIEPEIDKNMTVLVVGLGNWNITPDSLGPKVVSKLMITRHLRQLIPDKIDERIRPVCAVSPGVLGITGMESSEIIRGIVDKIKPNLIICIDALASRKVERVNATIQISNTGISPGSGVANRRMELSEKTLGIPVIAIGVPTVVDAATMANDTIDLVLNEMISKSEIGGKFYEMLKSIDREEKRKLILEVLNPYSENIMVTPKDVDMVIEAISKMLSSAINMALQPELTLEEINSFIE; encoded by the coding sequence ATGATGAATATCAGGACAGATCTGGCTCTAGAGGCTAAAGAAATATATGAAAATGAAGCCGGAGAGGAGATTGATGGAGTTAGAATAAATGAAAGACTGCGAGATGATATTAAAATAACCGATGTCAAGATAACGGGAGATGTTGGCGAGAAAAAAATCGGCAAACCAAGAGGGTCATATATTACTGTGGATATACCGAAATATGCTCACTATGACGGTGAAACAAGAGATAAGCTGGGGAAGGTTGTGTCAGAAGAATTAAAATGTGTAATAGATTCAATTGAACCTGAGATAGATAAAAACATGACGGTTTTGGTAGTAGGGCTTGGAAACTGGAATATAACCCCGGATTCGCTGGGACCGAAAGTTGTTTCGAAGTTGATGATTACGAGACACTTGAGGCAGTTGATTCCGGATAAAATAGATGAGAGGATAAGACCCGTGTGTGCGGTGTCTCCGGGAGTACTGGGAATTACGGGAATGGAAAGCAGCGAAATTATAAGAGGGATTGTGGATAAGATAAAGCCGAATCTTATAATATGTATAGATGCACTGGCTTCCAGAAAAGTTGAAAGAGTAAATGCTACCATTCAAATAAGCAATACAGGAATATCACCCGGATCAGGAGTTGCAAACAGGAGAATGGAGTTAAGCGAGAAGACACTTGGTATTCCTGTAATAGCTATAGGAGTTCCCACTGTAGTGGATGCCGCCACCATGGCAAATGATACCATTGATCTGGTTCTAAATGAGATGATATCCAAATCGGAAATCGGTGGAAAATTTTACGAGATGCTTAAATCCATAGACAGGGAAGAAAAGAGGAAATTAATACTTGAAGTATTGAATCCATACTCTGAAAATATAATGGTTACTCCAAAAGATGTGGATATGGTTATAGAAGCCATATCAAAAATGCTTTCAAGTGCAATAAATATGGCATTGCAGCCTGAACTTACGCTTGAGGAAATAAACTCATTTATTGAATAA